In one window of Helianthus annuus cultivar XRQ/B chromosome 17, HanXRQr2.0-SUNRISE, whole genome shotgun sequence DNA:
- the LOC110924918 gene encoding uncharacterized protein LOC110924918: protein MAPYEMLYGRKCRTPECWGEVGPRGLASTDIIRATNEKIDMVRAHLKAAQDRQKSYADKRNRPIEFQVGDKVMLKVSPWKGIIRFRKRGKLSPRFIGPFRITERVGKVAYHLELPDELSGIHNTFHVSHLRKCLADETARIHYDDIEVDTSLNYVVNPIAILDRKEKSLRNKIINQVKVKWEHRKGADTTWESEEEMQRLYPSLFGT from the coding sequence atggccccaTATGAGATGTTGTACGGTAGAAAGTGTCGAACCCCGGagtgttggggagaagtgggacCACGAGGATTAGCATCTACTGATATAATTCGAGCTACGAATGAGAAAATTGATATGGTCCGAGCTCACCTAAAAGCAGCTCAGGATCGACAAAAGTCGTATGCGGATAAGCGAAATAGGCCTATTGAATTTCAAGTGGGCGATAAAGTAATGCTAAAAGTATCTCCGTGGAAAGGAATAATACGGTTCAGAAAAAGGGGGAAattgagcccaagatttattgggccattcagAATCACCgaacgggttggtaaagtagcATATCATCTTGAACTACCTGATgagttgagtgggattcataacacattccacgtgtcacatctccgGAAATGTTTGGCAGATGAAACCGCTCGCATTCACtatgatgatatcgaggtggatactAGTCTCAACTATGTGGTTAACCCAATTGCGATATTAGATCGTAAGGAGAAGAGTTTGAGGAACAAGATAATTAACCAAGTGAAGGTTAAGTGGGAACACAGGAAGGGTGCGGATACtacatgggaatccgaagaagAAATGCAACGGCTCTACCCTTCATTGTTTGGTACGTAA